From Candidatus Palauibacter soopunensis, a single genomic window includes:
- a CDS encoding energy transducer TonB: protein MMEETGIRLTANDQFKRASTNWTQIGLMVAVTLHFGLFVLVRPFEAADLGVVVDEIEAVALPPEVKIPPPPEQIARPATPRVASVDISEDITIAETTFESFTTDNALPPPPETGSPADRPSFIAYDTPPVMLNGGEIQQILQREYPRTLKDAGIGGRVELWLYVTEGGAVENFEVKTSSGNGLLDEAAGKVVQQMRFTPAKNRDKVTAVWVSQWVTFQVI, encoded by the coding sequence ATGATGGAAGAGACCGGCATTCGGCTCACCGCGAACGATCAGTTCAAGCGAGCGAGCACCAACTGGACACAGATCGGCCTGATGGTTGCCGTCACGCTCCACTTCGGGCTGTTCGTCCTCGTACGTCCGTTCGAGGCCGCGGACCTGGGCGTCGTGGTCGATGAAATCGAGGCGGTGGCGTTGCCGCCCGAGGTGAAGATCCCGCCGCCGCCGGAGCAGATCGCCCGTCCGGCCACCCCGCGGGTCGCCTCGGTCGACATCTCCGAGGACATCACGATCGCGGAAACGACGTTCGAGTCGTTCACGACGGACAACGCCCTGCCTCCGCCTCCCGAGACCGGGAGCCCGGCGGACCGGCCGTCCTTCATCGCGTACGATACGCCTCCGGTGATGCTGAACGGGGGTGAGATTCAGCAGATTCTGCAGCGGGAGTATCCGCGCACGCTGAAGGATGCCGGCATCGGCGGTCGCGTCGAACTCTGGCTCTACGTGACGGAGGGCGGGGCCGTCGAGAACTTCGAGGTCAAAACCTCCTCCGGTAACGGCCTGCTCGACGAGGCCGCGGGGAAAGTCGTGCAGCAGATGCGATTCACGCCTGCAAAGAACCGCGACAAGGTCACGGCGGTCTGGGTCTCGCAGTGGGTGACGTTCCAGGTGATCTAG
- a CDS encoding YggS family pyridoxal phosphate-dependent enzyme produces the protein MTERIEAAASRAGRRASDVEILPVTKGHPARGIEIVKALGVGRIGENRVQEAEAKRSELGPTPGVAWHLIGRLQRNKARRAVRLFDVVESVDSVRLAGALSRIIEEEGCKPVEVLVQVNTSGEAAKAGLGPDAALDAAAEICELPGLRVAGLMTMAPFTADEAVVRPAFRGAARLLERCRAEIPGFEGRALSMGMSNDFEIAIEEGSTRVRLGTVLLGER, from the coding sequence GTGACGGAGCGCATCGAGGCCGCGGCGAGTCGGGCCGGACGGCGCGCGAGCGACGTCGAGATCCTCCCCGTGACGAAGGGACATCCCGCTCGGGGGATCGAGATCGTGAAGGCGCTCGGCGTGGGCCGGATCGGCGAAAACCGGGTGCAGGAGGCCGAAGCCAAGCGGTCGGAGCTGGGGCCGACGCCCGGCGTCGCGTGGCACCTGATCGGTCGGCTGCAGCGCAACAAGGCGCGGCGCGCGGTCCGGCTGTTCGATGTCGTCGAGTCCGTGGACAGCGTGCGGCTCGCGGGCGCGCTGAGCCGGATCATCGAGGAGGAGGGTTGCAAGCCGGTCGAAGTGCTCGTGCAGGTGAACACGTCGGGGGAGGCCGCGAAGGCCGGCCTGGGCCCGGATGCGGCGCTCGACGCCGCGGCCGAGATCTGTGAGCTGCCCGGTCTGCGCGTGGCCGGACTGATGACGATGGCGCCCTTCACGGCGGACGAAGCCGTGGTCCGGCCCGCGTTTCGTGGCGCCGCGCGGCTGCTGGAGCGCTGCCGGGCGGAGATCCCGGGCTTCGAGGGCCGGGCGCTCTCGATGGGGATGAGCAACGACTTCGAGATCGCGATCGAGGAGGGGAGCACGCGGGTGCGGCTCGGCACGGTGCTACTGGGGGAGAGATGA